One region of Triticum aestivum cultivar Chinese Spring chromosome 6B, IWGSC CS RefSeq v2.1, whole genome shotgun sequence genomic DNA includes:
- the LOC123136949 gene encoding uncharacterized protein isoform X2 gives MTAKTPSRAGAASRRPSPLRQTSTFLKAILAAELALNAARLIYDAAQVFFQKPLPAFRCEMMGLVAADWVIMLLLFAAGSSSLAVEDFVENNMRRCALLQPGTCERYKAAGVLTLLAWAFTVPVACVMLRLQRIWDEDAAAADA, from the exons ATGACGGCCAAGACGCCCTCCCGAGCAGGAGCAGCATCCCGGCGGCCGAGCCCCCTCCGCCAAACCTCAAC ATTCCTCAAGGCTATCCTGGCGGCGGAGCTGGCCTTGAATGCGGCGCGACTGATCTACGACGCGGCGCAGGTCTTCTTCCAGAAACCGCTGCCGGCCTTCCGCTGTGAGATGATGGGGCTTGTCGCCGCTGACTGG GTGATTATGCTCCTCCTTTTCGCTGCTGGGTCGAGCTCCCTCGCTGTGGAGGACTTCGTCGAGAACAACATGAGGCGTTGCGCGTTGCTGCAGCCCGGGACGTGCGAGCGGTACAAGGCCGCCGGCGTACTTACCCTGCTGGCGTGGGCTTTCACTGTCCCGGTGGCCTGCGTTATGCTCCGTCTGCAAAGGATCTGGGATGaagacgccgccgccgctgatGCATGA
- the LOC123136949 gene encoding CASP-like protein 5A2 isoform X1 has product MALAPRPLATTVFGCRMMAVVLQAAALTCVVLAGNLWFSTFIFLKAILAAELALNAARLIYDAAQVFFQKPLPAFRCEMMGLVAADWVIMLLLFAAGSSSLAVEDFVENNMRRCALLQPGTCERYKAAGVLTLLAWAFTVPVACVMLRLQRIWDEDAAAADA; this is encoded by the exons ATGGCACTCGCACCACGACCACTGGCCACCACAGTTTTCGGCTGCCGGATGATGGCGGTCGTTCTGCAGGCCGCAGCCTTGACTTGCGTTGTGCTCGCAGGCAACCTCTGGTTCTCGACATTCAT ATTCCTCAAGGCTATCCTGGCGGCGGAGCTGGCCTTGAATGCGGCGCGACTGATCTACGACGCGGCGCAGGTCTTCTTCCAGAAACCGCTGCCGGCCTTCCGCTGTGAGATGATGGGGCTTGTCGCCGCTGACTGG GTGATTATGCTCCTCCTTTTCGCTGCTGGGTCGAGCTCCCTCGCTGTGGAGGACTTCGTCGAGAACAACATGAGGCGTTGCGCGTTGCTGCAGCCCGGGACGTGCGAGCGGTACAAGGCCGCCGGCGTACTTACCCTGCTGGCGTGGGCTTTCACTGTCCCGGTGGCCTGCGTTATGCTCCGTCTGCAAAGGATCTGGGATGaagacgccgccgccgctgatGCATGA